One segment of Stenotrophomonas sp. SAU14A_NAIMI4_8 DNA contains the following:
- the pilB gene encoding type IV-A pilus assembly ATPase PilB encodes MNAVTTANLVGITGLARRLVQDGALDEAGARDAMAKATAARQPLPTWFAQNKVVGAAQLAAANSVEFGMPLFDVSTFDSSQNAMSLVSEELLRKHNVLPLFKRGGKLFVGTSNPTHSLDEIKFHTNLVVEPILVDEDQIRRTLEQWHSSHDTLGDSLGGDDDALANLDISGGEEDAAAGDSGVDAKGDDTPVVKFVNKVLVDAIRKGASDIHFEPYEDDYRVRLRIDGLLKMVARAPVKLNQRIAARLKVMAQLDIAEKRVPQDGRIKLNLSKSKQIDFRVSTLPTLFGEKVVLRILDGSAAKLGIDKLGYEPDQQKLFLEAIHKPYGMVLVTGPTGSGKTVSLYTALGILNDETRNISTAEDPVEIRLPGVNQVQQNNKRGMTFAAALRSFLRQDPDIIMVGEIRDLETAEIAIKAAQTGHMVLSTLHTNDAPQTIARLMNMGIAPYNITSSVTLVIAQRLARRLCNNCKRPAELPAHALLAEGFTQAQLDAGIQLHEAVGCDECTEGYKGRTGLYQVMPMTDEISTIVLAGGNALQIAEAAQAIGVNDLRQSALKKVAAGVTSLAEINRVTKD; translated from the coding sequence ATGAACGCCGTCACCACCGCCAATCTCGTCGGCATCACCGGCCTGGCCCGCCGCCTCGTACAGGACGGCGCGCTAGATGAAGCCGGCGCCCGCGATGCCATGGCCAAGGCAACGGCCGCCAGGCAGCCGCTGCCGACCTGGTTCGCACAGAACAAGGTGGTGGGGGCTGCTCAGTTGGCGGCCGCCAATTCGGTTGAGTTCGGCATGCCGCTGTTCGACGTATCCACGTTCGACAGCAGCCAGAACGCCATGAGCCTGGTCAGCGAGGAGTTGCTGCGCAAACACAACGTGCTGCCGCTGTTCAAGCGCGGCGGCAAGCTGTTCGTGGGTACCAGCAATCCAACCCATTCGCTGGATGAGATCAAGTTCCACACCAACCTGGTCGTGGAGCCGATCCTGGTCGATGAAGACCAGATCCGCCGCACCCTGGAGCAGTGGCATTCCAGCCACGACACCCTGGGCGATTCGTTGGGGGGCGACGATGATGCGTTGGCCAACCTTGATATCAGCGGTGGTGAAGAAGATGCCGCAGCCGGCGACAGCGGCGTAGACGCCAAGGGCGACGACACCCCGGTGGTGAAGTTCGTGAACAAGGTGCTGGTCGATGCAATCCGTAAGGGCGCGTCGGACATCCACTTCGAGCCCTATGAAGACGACTACCGCGTGCGCCTGCGCATTGATGGTCTGCTGAAGATGGTGGCGCGTGCGCCGGTGAAGTTGAACCAGCGCATTGCCGCCCGCCTGAAGGTGATGGCGCAGCTGGATATCGCCGAAAAGCGCGTGCCGCAGGACGGTCGCATCAAGCTGAACCTGTCCAAGAGCAAGCAGATCGACTTCCGCGTCAGCACCCTGCCGACCCTGTTCGGCGAGAAGGTGGTGCTGCGTATTCTGGACGGCAGCGCGGCCAAGCTGGGTATCGACAAGCTGGGTTACGAACCGGACCAGCAGAAGCTGTTCCTGGAAGCCATCCACAAGCCCTACGGCATGGTGCTGGTGACCGGCCCGACCGGTTCGGGCAAGACGGTTTCGTTGTATACCGCGCTGGGCATCCTGAACGACGAAACGCGCAATATTTCCACCGCCGAAGACCCGGTGGAAATCCGTCTGCCCGGCGTGAACCAGGTGCAGCAGAACAACAAGCGCGGCATGACCTTTGCAGCGGCCCTGCGCTCGTTCCTGCGACAGGATCCGGACATCATCATGGTGGGCGAAATCCGCGATCTGGAAACGGCGGAAATCGCGATCAAGGCGGCGCAGACCGGTCACATGGTGCTGTCCACGCTGCATACCAACGATGCGCCGCAGACCATCGCGCGTCTGATGAACATGGGCATTGCCCCGTACAACATCACTAGTTCGGTCACCCTGGTGATCGCCCAGCGACTGGCGCGCCGGCTGTGCAACAACTGCAAGCGGCCGGCCGAACTGCCGGCGCATGCGCTGCTGGCCGAAGGCTTCACCCAGGCACAGTTGGATGCGGGTATCCAGTTGCACGAAGCGGTGGGCTGCGATGAGTGCACCGAGGGCTACAAGGGCCGTACCGGCCTGTACCAGGTGATGCCGATGACCGACGAGATTTCCACCATCGTGCTGGCCGGCGGTAACGCCCTACAGATTGCCGAAGCCGCGCAGGCGATCGGCGTGAATGATCTGCGCCAGTCGGCGCTGAAGAAGGTAGCGGCGGGTGTGACCAGCCTGGCTGAGATCAACCGCGTTACCAAGGATTGA
- a CDS encoding A24 family peptidase encodes MAFLDQHPGLGYPAAAGLGLLLGSFLNVVILRLPKRLEWQWKRDAREVLEEPDYYEPAPPGIVVEPSHCPHCKHKLSWYENIPLFSWLIQGGKCRHCKAPISIQYPLVEALTAVMVLACVWQFGFGWQGFGAIVLTCFLIALSGIDLRTQLLPDQLTLPLMWLGLIGSIDNLYMPAKPALLGALLGYLSLWSVWWLFKQLTGKEGMGHGDFKLLAALGAWCGMKGVLPIILMSSVLGALVGSIWLYSRGRDKATPIPFGPYLALAGWLFFMWGEPLLNQYLVMSGLR; translated from the coding sequence ATGGCATTTCTCGACCAGCATCCCGGCCTCGGCTACCCCGCCGCGGCCGGCCTGGGGCTGCTGCTGGGCAGTTTCCTGAACGTCGTCATCCTTCGCCTGCCCAAGCGGCTGGAATGGCAGTGGAAGCGCGATGCGCGCGAGGTTCTGGAAGAACCGGACTACTACGAACCGGCCCCGCCGGGCATCGTGGTGGAGCCCTCGCACTGCCCGCACTGCAAGCATAAGCTGTCCTGGTACGAAAACATCCCCCTGTTCAGCTGGCTGATCCAGGGCGGCAAGTGCCGCCACTGCAAGGCCCCCATTTCCATCCAGTACCCGCTGGTGGAAGCGCTGACCGCGGTGATGGTGCTGGCCTGCGTCTGGCAGTTCGGCTTCGGCTGGCAGGGCTTCGGCGCCATCGTGCTGACCTGCTTCCTGATTGCCCTGTCGGGCATCGACCTGCGCACCCAGCTGCTACCGGACCAGTTGACCCTGCCGCTGATGTGGTTGGGCCTGATAGGCAGCATCGACAACCTGTACATGCCGGCCAAGCCCGCCCTGCTGGGCGCGCTTCTGGGCTACCTGTCGCTGTGGTCGGTGTGGTGGCTGTTCAAGCAACTGACCGGCAAGGAAGGCATGGGCCACGGCGATTTCAAGCTGTTGGCCGCCCTGGGCGCCTGGTGCGGCATGAAGGGCGTGTTGCCCATCATCCTGATGTCCTCGGTGCTGGGTGCCCTCGTCGGCTCCATCTGGCTGTACAGCCGGGGCCGTGACAAGGCGACCCCCATCCCGTTCGGCCCCTACCTGGCGCTGGCCGGCTGGCTGTTCTTCATGTGGGGCGAGCCGCTGCTGAACCAGTACCTGGTCATGAGCGGGCTGCGCTGA
- a CDS encoding sigma-54 dependent transcriptional regulator, whose amino-acid sequence MNETRSALIVDDERDIRELLVLTLGRMGLRISTAANLAEARELLASNPYDLCITDMRLPDGNGIELVSEIAHHYPRTPVAMITAFGSMDLAVEALKAGAFDFVSKPVDISVLRGLVKHALELNNAERPATGPAAEQAARLLGSSPAMDVLRTTIGKVARSQAPVYILGESGVGKELVARTIHAQGARAAGPFVPVNCGAIPSELMESEFFGHRKGSFSGAHADKPGLFQAAHGGTLFLDEVAELPLQMQVKLLRAIQEKSVRAVGASNEEPVDVRILSATHKDLAELVEDGRFRHDLYYRINVIELKVPPLRERRQDLPDLAGAILARLARSHGRGTPLLAPSALDALAQYGFPGNVRELENILERALALAEEDRIGADDLRLPQHAPRTAGGGQPAVVAEAVADLQPGNAALPSYIEQLERSAIQRALEENRWNKTRTAAQLGITFRALRYKLKKLGME is encoded by the coding sequence ATGAACGAAACCCGCAGCGCTCTCATCGTCGACGATGAACGCGACATCCGCGAACTGCTGGTGCTGACCCTTGGCCGCATGGGCCTGCGCATCAGCACCGCCGCCAACCTTGCCGAAGCGCGCGAGCTGCTGGCCAGCAATCCCTACGATCTGTGCATCACCGACATGCGCCTGCCCGATGGCAACGGCATTGAGCTGGTGAGCGAGATCGCCCACCACTACCCGCGCACCCCGGTGGCGATGATCACCGCCTTCGGCAGCATGGATCTGGCGGTGGAAGCACTGAAGGCCGGCGCCTTCGATTTCGTCAGCAAGCCGGTGGACATTTCGGTGCTGCGCGGGCTGGTGAAGCACGCGCTGGAACTGAACAACGCCGAGCGCCCCGCCACCGGCCCGGCCGCCGAACAGGCCGCGCGCCTGCTGGGCAGTTCGCCGGCCATGGACGTGCTGCGCACCACCATCGGCAAAGTGGCCCGCAGCCAGGCCCCGGTCTACATCCTGGGCGAATCGGGCGTGGGCAAGGAACTGGTGGCACGCACCATCCACGCACAGGGCGCCCGCGCGGCCGGCCCGTTCGTGCCGGTGAACTGCGGCGCCATTCCCAGCGAGCTGATGGAAAGCGAGTTCTTCGGCCACCGCAAGGGCAGCTTCAGTGGCGCCCACGCCGACAAGCCGGGCCTGTTCCAGGCCGCCCATGGCGGCACCCTGTTCCTGGATGAAGTGGCCGAACTGCCGCTGCAGATGCAGGTGAAGCTGCTGCGCGCCATCCAGGAAAAATCGGTGCGCGCCGTCGGTGCATCCAACGAAGAACCGGTGGACGTGCGCATCCTGTCGGCCACCCACAAGGACCTGGCCGAACTGGTCGAAGACGGCCGCTTCCGCCACGACCTGTATTACCGCATCAACGTGATCGAACTGAAGGTGCCGCCGCTGCGCGAGCGCCGCCAGGACCTGCCCGACCTGGCCGGTGCCATCCTGGCGCGGCTGGCCCGCAGCCACGGCCGTGGCACCCCGCTGCTGGCACCGTCGGCGCTGGACGCGCTGGCCCAGTACGGCTTCCCCGGCAACGTGCGCGAACTGGAAAACATCCTGGAGCGCGCCTTGGCGCTGGCCGAAGAAGACCGCATTGGCGCCGACGACCTGCGCCTGCCGCAGCACGCCCCGCGCACCGCCGGCGGCGGCCAACCGGCCGTAGTGGCCGAAGCCGTGGCCGACCTGCAGCCCGGCAATGCCGCCCTGCCCTCGTACATCGAGCAGCTGGAACGCAGCGCCATCCAGCGTGCGCTGGAAGAAAACCGCTGGAACAAGACCCGCACCGCCGCGCAGCTGGGCATCACCTTCCGCGCGCTGCGCTACAAGCTGAAAAAGCTGGGAATGGAATAA
- a CDS encoding type II secretion system F family protein, whose translation MSVSRSAIKKEPVARATMELQPFVWEGTDKRGVKMKGEQLAKNANLLRAELRRQGINPGQVKVKPKPMFGAAGKRVTPKDIAFFSRQMATMMKSGVPIVSSLEIIASGHKNPRMKKLVDGIRTDIEGGSSLHEAISKYPVQFDELYRNLVRAGEGAGVLETVLDTIANYKENIEALKGKIKKAMFYPAMVVAVAIIVSSILLIWVVPQFEEVFKNFGADLPAFTQLIVNASRFMVSWWWLMLIVAVGSVVGFIMAFKRSPTLQHRVDRIILKVPVIGEIMHNSAIARFARTTAVTFKAGVPLVEALGIVAGATGNKVYEEAVLRMRDDVAVGYPVNMAMKQTNLFPHMVIQMTGIGEEAGALDTMLFKVAEYYEQEVNNAVDALSSLLEPMIMVFIGTIVGGMVIGMYLPIFKLGAVVG comes from the coding sequence ATGTCTGTCAGTCGCAGTGCGATCAAGAAAGAGCCCGTGGCCCGCGCCACGATGGAGCTGCAGCCGTTTGTCTGGGAGGGGACCGACAAGCGGGGCGTGAAGATGAAAGGCGAGCAGCTGGCGAAGAACGCCAACCTGCTGCGCGCCGAGTTGCGCCGCCAGGGCATCAACCCCGGGCAGGTGAAGGTCAAACCGAAGCCGATGTTCGGCGCGGCCGGCAAGCGCGTCACGCCGAAGGACATCGCCTTCTTCAGTCGCCAGATGGCGACCATGATGAAGTCCGGCGTGCCGATCGTGTCGTCGCTGGAAATCATCGCCAGCGGGCACAAGAACCCGCGCATGAAGAAGCTGGTGGACGGTATCCGTACCGACATCGAGGGCGGCTCGTCGCTGCATGAGGCGATCAGCAAGTACCCGGTCCAGTTCGATGAGCTCTACCGCAACCTCGTCCGTGCGGGCGAAGGCGCCGGTGTCCTGGAAACCGTGCTGGACACCATCGCCAACTACAAGGAAAACATCGAAGCCCTGAAGGGCAAGATCAAGAAGGCCATGTTCTACCCGGCCATGGTGGTGGCCGTGGCCATCATCGTCAGCTCCATCCTGCTGATCTGGGTGGTCCCGCAGTTCGAAGAAGTCTTCAAGAACTTCGGCGCCGATCTTCCCGCCTTCACCCAGCTGATCGTGAACGCCTCGCGCTTCATGGTGTCCTGGTGGTGGCTGATGCTCATCGTCGCCGTCGGCAGCGTGGTCGGCTTCATCATGGCCTTCAAACGATCACCCACCCTGCAGCACCGGGTGGATCGGATCATCCTGAAGGTCCCGGTGATCGGCGAGATCATGCACAACAGTGCCATTGCCCGGTTCGCGCGCACCACCGCGGTCACCTTCAAGGCCGGCGTACCTCTGGTGGAAGCGCTGGGTATCGTCGCCGGCGCCACCGGCAACAAGGTCTACGAAGAAGCCGTCCTGCGCATGCGCGATGACGTGGCGGTCGGCTACCCGGTCAACATGGCCATGAAGCAGACCAACCTCTTCCCGCACATGGTGATCCAGATGACCGGCATCGGCGAAGAGGCCGGCGCCCTGGACACCATGCTGTTCAAGGTGGCCGAGTACTATGAGCAGGAGGTCAACAACGCCGTGGACGCCTTGAGCAGCCTGCTGGAACCGATGATCATGGTGTTCATTGGTACCATTGTCGGCGGCATGGTCATCGGCATGTACCTGCCCATCTTCAAACTCGGCGCCGTCGTCGGCTAA
- a CDS encoding pilin — MKNQKGFTLIELMIVVAIIAILAAIALPAYQDYLIKSRVSEVVLAASSARTTVAEAAASDTGTAMPTTVAIETQSSKYVASVAYANSKITATAQNLGGTATGDITLTGKKESNGQVTWTCSGSIPAKYRPATCQ, encoded by the coding sequence ATGAAGAACCAGAAGGGCTTCACCCTTATCGAACTGATGATCGTTGTTGCGATCATTGCCATCCTGGCCGCCATCGCTCTGCCGGCTTACCAGGACTACCTGATCAAGTCGCGCGTGTCGGAAGTCGTGCTGGCCGCGTCTTCGGCCCGCACCACCGTGGCTGAAGCCGCTGCTTCGGACACCGGCACCGCGATGCCGACCACCGTTGCCATTGAAACCCAGTCGTCCAAGTACGTTGCCAGCGTTGCTTACGCCAACAGCAAGATCACTGCCACCGCGCAGAACCTGGGCGGCACCGCAACCGGCGACATCACCCTGACCGGCAAGAAGGAATCCAACGGCCAGGTCACCTGGACCTGCAGTGGCTCGATCCCGGCCAAGTACCGTCCGGCCACCTGCCAGTAA
- a CDS encoding GtrA family protein: protein MSEQPLVELEGPVETRRGWLSEGGGYLLASAAALLADLGVFALMAHLGWGWYAAATGGFLLGSVVAYVISVRWVFATRSFRSRSAELATFVLIGCFGLLVVQGVMWLCIEWLGVPGSIARLIAVGFSFTSNFVLRKLILFRARARGRSIGEGEAA, encoded by the coding sequence ATGAGCGAGCAGCCGCTGGTGGAACTGGAAGGGCCCGTCGAGACTCGGCGGGGGTGGCTGTCTGAAGGCGGCGGCTATCTGCTGGCCTCGGCGGCAGCGCTGTTGGCGGACCTGGGCGTGTTCGCGCTGATGGCCCACCTGGGCTGGGGCTGGTATGCCGCCGCAACGGGGGGCTTCCTGCTGGGCAGCGTTGTGGCCTACGTCATCAGCGTGCGCTGGGTGTTTGCGACGCGCAGTTTCCGCTCGCGATCGGCGGAATTGGCGACCTTTGTGCTGATCGGCTGCTTTGGCTTGCTGGTCGTGCAAGGCGTAATGTGGTTGTGTATCGAGTGGCTTGGCGTACCGGGGAGTATTGCCAGGCTCATTGCGGTGGGCTTTTCGTTCACCAGCAACTTCGTACTGCGTAAATTGATTCTGTTCCGGGCGCGCGCGCGCGGCCGGTCCATTGGGGAAGGGGAAGCAGCATGA
- a CDS encoding NAD(P)/FAD-dependent oxidoreductase — MNKQVVIIGAGPAGLTAALELVGQPGVQVTIVEADDCVGGISRTVNHNGNRIDIGGHRFFSKSDWVMQWWANLMPIEHAGDVPLNLRYQGQAREGLPVGAARAEGAEPTAMLVRNRLSRIYFNRRFFSYPLKLNADSFRNLGLGKSMQFGFSYLRSQVSKIEPERSLEDFLINRFGQRLYRQFFKEYTEKVWGVPCNQISAEWGAQRIKSLSITKAVFHALRGMLGMNGKVAQTSLIENFLYPKHGPGEMWETAAHVFQARGGTLLMKHKAVGLAVEGGEVRSVTVQGESGEAFQLECSHVVSTMPVRDLVAASRQSWSEDIAAIADNLQYRDFITVGLLYRADELPRALGDNWIYIQEPGVNVGRVQVFNNWSPYMVKDASMVWMGLEFFCRETDDLWKMPDADLQALAQREMLQIGLVSAASAQDAVVIRVPKAYPGYFGEAYANFDRLRTALDAVPNLFLVGRNGMHRYNNQDHSMLTAKEAADQILSGNVDKSRLWSINVDDEYHEEAKA, encoded by the coding sequence ATGAACAAGCAGGTAGTAATCATCGGTGCCGGCCCGGCCGGCCTGACCGCAGCGCTGGAGCTGGTGGGGCAGCCTGGCGTGCAGGTAACCATTGTCGAGGCCGACGATTGTGTCGGTGGCATTTCGCGCACCGTCAATCACAACGGAAACCGCATCGATATCGGCGGTCACCGGTTCTTTTCCAAGTCCGATTGGGTCATGCAGTGGTGGGCCAATCTGATGCCCATCGAGCACGCCGGCGATGTGCCGTTGAACCTGCGCTACCAGGGGCAGGCTCGCGAAGGACTGCCGGTGGGTGCTGCGCGGGCGGAGGGTGCCGAGCCCACAGCGATGCTGGTGCGCAATCGCCTTTCGCGCATCTACTTCAATCGCCGCTTCTTCTCCTACCCGCTGAAGTTGAACGCGGACAGCTTCCGCAACCTTGGGCTTGGCAAGTCCATGCAGTTTGGTTTCAGCTACCTGCGCTCGCAGGTCAGCAAGATCGAGCCTGAGCGCAGCCTTGAAGACTTCCTGATCAACCGCTTTGGTCAGCGCCTGTACCGCCAGTTCTTCAAGGAATACACCGAGAAGGTCTGGGGCGTGCCGTGCAACCAGATCAGTGCGGAGTGGGGTGCGCAGCGCATCAAGAGCCTGTCGATCACCAAGGCGGTGTTCCACGCGCTGCGTGGCATGCTGGGCATGAACGGGAAAGTGGCGCAGACCTCGCTGATCGAAAATTTCCTGTACCCCAAGCACGGTCCGGGTGAGATGTGGGAAACCGCGGCACACGTGTTCCAGGCCCGTGGCGGTACGCTGTTGATGAAGCACAAGGCGGTGGGACTGGCGGTTGAGGGCGGCGAAGTGCGCAGCGTGACGGTGCAGGGCGAATCGGGCGAAGCGTTCCAGCTCGAATGCAGCCACGTCGTTTCCACCATGCCGGTGCGCGATCTGGTTGCCGCCTCGCGGCAGAGCTGGAGCGAAGATATCGCGGCGATCGCCGACAACCTGCAGTACCGCGATTTCATCACGGTGGGCCTGCTGTACCGGGCCGATGAGCTGCCGCGCGCACTCGGCGATAACTGGATCTATATCCAGGAGCCCGGCGTGAATGTGGGGCGTGTGCAGGTCTTCAACAACTGGAGCCCGTACATGGTGAAGGACGCATCCATGGTCTGGATGGGCCTGGAGTTCTTCTGCCGCGAGACGGACGATCTGTGGAAGATGCCCGACGCGGACCTGCAGGCGCTCGCCCAGCGGGAAATGCTGCAGATCGGTCTGGTCTCGGCCGCATCGGCACAGGATGCGGTCGTCATCCGGGTGCCCAAGGCCTACCCGGGTTACTTCGGCGAGGCCTACGCGAACTTTGACCGGCTGCGTACCGCGCTGGACGCAGTGCCCAATCTGTTCCTGGTGGGCCGCAACGGCATGCACCGCTACAACAACCAGGACCATTCCATGCTGACGGCCAAGGAAGCAGCCGACCAGATCCTGAGCGGCAACGTGGACAAGAGCCGTCTGTGGTCGATCAACGTGGATGACGAGTACCACGAAGAGGCCAAGGCCTGA
- the galE gene encoding UDP-glucose 4-epimerase GalE: MWNVLVCGGAGYIGSHMSQWLAGQGHSVTVLDNLSTGHRAAVKWGDFIHADLLDESALERAFGGRHFDVVMHFAATSLVADSVADPFTTYQNNITGSLNLLRQMRRRDVGRLVFSSTAAVFGQSATGLIDEQHPMHPINPYGASKLMVERILADAWAAHGMSSVVLRYFNAAGALAEHGIGEAHACETHLIPNVLRAAAGQAPPLRIFGSDYPTVDGTCVRDYVHVQDLARAHALAVELLERSPGAHDFNLGSEEGSSVLEIVAAAAEVVGRPVPYDLVARRPGDPARLVASSGKAQEVLGWTREWRDLGAIIESAWRWHRAQPF, translated from the coding sequence ATGTGGAACGTCCTGGTCTGCGGAGGGGCAGGGTATATCGGCAGCCACATGTCGCAGTGGCTTGCCGGACAGGGTCATTCGGTTACGGTGCTGGACAACTTGTCCACGGGCCATCGTGCGGCTGTGAAGTGGGGCGACTTCATCCATGCGGACCTGCTGGATGAATCTGCCCTGGAACGGGCATTTGGCGGGCGCCACTTCGATGTCGTGATGCATTTTGCAGCGACCTCGCTGGTGGCTGATTCCGTGGCGGACCCGTTCACCACCTACCAGAACAACATCACCGGCTCGCTGAACCTGCTGCGGCAGATGCGGCGCCGGGATGTTGGTCGTCTGGTCTTTTCCTCGACGGCGGCAGTGTTCGGGCAGTCTGCGACCGGGCTGATCGACGAGCAGCACCCCATGCATCCGATCAACCCGTATGGTGCGAGCAAGTTGATGGTCGAGCGGATACTGGCCGATGCCTGGGCCGCGCATGGCATGTCCTCGGTAGTGCTGCGCTACTTCAATGCAGCGGGGGCGCTTGCCGAGCACGGGATCGGCGAGGCGCATGCCTGTGAGACCCACTTGATTCCCAATGTCCTGCGTGCCGCGGCGGGGCAAGCGCCGCCGCTGAGGATATTCGGGTCCGACTACCCGACCGTCGATGGCACCTGTGTCCGCGATTACGTCCATGTCCAGGACCTGGCCCGTGCCCATGCATTGGCGGTCGAGCTGCTTGAGCGTTCGCCCGGGGCCCACGACTTCAATCTGGGAAGCGAGGAGGGATCGTCCGTGCTGGAGATCGTCGCGGCGGCTGCCGAGGTGGTTGGGCGGCCCGTGCCCTATGACCTGGTAGCGCGCCGCCCGGGCGATCCTGCGCGTCTGGTTGCCTCCAGCGGCAAGGCCCAGGAGGTGCTGGGATGGACACGTGAGTGGCGTGACCTGGGCGCAATCATCGAAAGCGCCTGGCGCTGGCACCGTGCGCAGCCCTTCTGA
- the coaE gene encoding dephospho-CoA kinase (Dephospho-CoA kinase (CoaE) performs the final step in coenzyme A biosynthesis.) has translation MSRYVVGLTGGIAAGKSEVTRRFEALGIVVADADLAARAVVAPGAPALARIAERFGADMLLADGALDRARLRAHIFADPAERTALEAITHPAIRRLMQQQCEQAPSPYAIAAIPLLTEVGGRTAYPWLDRVLVVDAPEAVQHARLMQRDGIDAALADQMITAQASRAQRLALADDVVVNDGHPDALQAQVETLHERYLQLAR, from the coding sequence ATGAGCCGCTACGTGGTGGGCCTGACCGGCGGCATTGCCGCCGGCAAGAGCGAAGTGACCCGGCGCTTCGAGGCGCTGGGGATCGTGGTGGCCGACGCCGATCTGGCCGCCCGCGCCGTGGTCGCCCCCGGCGCACCCGCCCTGGCCCGCATTGCCGAACGCTTCGGCGCCGACATGCTGCTGGCCGACGGCGCCCTGGACCGGGCGCGGCTGCGCGCCCACATCTTCGCCGACCCGGCCGAACGCACGGCGCTGGAAGCCATCACCCATCCGGCCATCCGTCGGCTGATGCAGCAGCAGTGCGAGCAGGCACCCAGCCCCTATGCGATTGCCGCCATCCCCCTGCTGACCGAAGTGGGCGGACGCACGGCCTACCCGTGGTTGGACCGCGTACTGGTGGTGGACGCCCCCGAGGCCGTGCAGCATGCCCGGCTGATGCAGCGCGACGGCATCGATGCCGCGCTGGCCGACCAGATGATCACCGCCCAGGCCAGTCGCGCACAGCGGTTGGCGCTGGCCGATGACGTGGTGGTCAATGATGGGCACCCGGATGCGCTGCAGGCGCAGGTGGAAACGCTGCATGAGCGGTACCTGCAGCTAGCACGCTGA